Proteins found in one Falsirhodobacter algicola genomic segment:
- a CDS encoding polysaccharide pyruvyl transferase family protein: protein MVEADAATPPPPLTLISFYTTGGYYEERAEELRAQCARLGLACDIQPITLDENENWVSICRRKVGFWREMLHKHQAPIMWVDVDAVLMKNPDDLGDGAYDIAIFPRNFKYMPQYNLSTLARTFHPGYILFRYTPATIQFLDDAVALEKSEEGDFTDDFVLEQAFRTSEAQPRILLLSPRDILKPNEADRPDALFRHGDSGNVKDHKGKVRQHVPRALEPDSQKMVVNELIAAASKAGKRDQVIFLLRYLVSIDGTDITSYVKLLDILKRAKDEAGIAAEMKRGRSVPTLAPYAMRFALMRALDAGKWDEADALVAEIEATGDAKVTAFAHSRSFRHSLDRRAEAAGIPDDRRVKLFWWEEPHPGNLGDIVNPYIVEKMTGVPPKFAPRGEGMCAIGSVIKFAKAGTPVWGSGSPHADDTLAPDAVYHSVRGPMTRDLVLRNGGTCPEVYGDAAWFLPILYRPEVPKTHKTGLILHFTHEDAPLDIDPSIRRIDIRRLGYDQIEAFLTEMLSCERIVSSSLHGVIIAQAYGIPACLATVTNARQQIHGDGIKFQDYYASVGVDTPPVPLDLGQLDHIGDDSFTPSMFTPIGKRINLTSLIEAAPFATLPEVTEKAVIFDRA from the coding sequence ATGGTCGAGGCGGATGCCGCCACGCCGCCCCCGCCGCTGACGCTCATCAGCTTCTACACGACGGGCGGATATTACGAAGAACGCGCCGAGGAACTGCGGGCGCAGTGCGCACGTCTGGGCCTTGCCTGCGACATCCAGCCGATCACACTCGACGAGAACGAGAACTGGGTCTCGATCTGCCGCCGCAAGGTCGGCTTCTGGCGCGAGATGCTGCACAAGCACCAAGCGCCGATCATGTGGGTCGATGTGGACGCGGTCTTGATGAAGAACCCCGACGATCTGGGGGATGGCGCCTATGACATCGCGATCTTCCCGCGCAACTTCAAATACATGCCGCAATACAACCTCTCGACGTTGGCGCGGACGTTCCACCCCGGTTACATCTTGTTCCGCTACACGCCTGCGACGATCCAGTTCCTCGACGATGCGGTGGCGCTGGAGAAATCCGAAGAGGGCGATTTCACCGACGATTTCGTGCTGGAGCAGGCGTTCCGCACCTCCGAGGCGCAGCCGCGCATCCTGCTGCTGTCGCCCCGCGACATCCTGAAACCGAACGAAGCCGACCGCCCCGATGCCCTGTTCCGCCACGGCGACAGCGGCAACGTGAAGGATCACAAGGGCAAGGTGCGCCAGCATGTGCCGCGCGCGCTGGAGCCGGACAGCCAGAAGATGGTCGTGAACGAGTTGATCGCGGCCGCCTCCAAGGCCGGGAAGCGCGATCAGGTGATCTTCCTGCTGCGCTATCTCGTGTCCATCGATGGGACGGACATCACGAGCTATGTCAAACTGCTCGACATCCTGAAGCGCGCCAAGGACGAGGCCGGCATCGCCGCCGAGATGAAGCGCGGGCGCAGCGTGCCGACCCTTGCCCCCTATGCCATGCGGTTCGCGCTGATGCGCGCGCTCGACGCCGGCAAATGGGACGAGGCCGATGCGCTGGTGGCCGAGATCGAGGCGACGGGCGATGCGAAGGTCACGGCCTTCGCCCACAGCCGCAGCTTCCGCCACTCGCTCGATCGCCGCGCCGAAGCTGCGGGCATCCCCGACGATCGGCGCGTGAAGCTGTTCTGGTGGGAAGAGCCGCATCCGGGCAACCTCGGCGATATCGTCAATCCCTACATCGTGGAGAAGATGACGGGCGTGCCGCCCAAATTCGCCCCGCGCGGCGAAGGGATGTGCGCCATCGGATCGGTCATCAAGTTCGCAAAGGCCGGCACGCCGGTCTGGGGTTCGGGCTCTCCGCATGCGGATGACACGCTGGCGCCCGACGCCGTCTATCACAGCGTGCGCGGCCCGATGACGCGCGATCTGGTGCTGCGCAACGGCGGCACCTGCCCCGAGGTCTATGGCGATGCGGCGTGGTTCCTGCCGATCCTCTACCGCCCCGAGGTTCCCAAGACCCACAAGACCGGGCTGATCCTGCACTTCACGCATGAGGATGCACCGCTCGACATCGATCCGTCGATCCGCCGCATCGACATCCGCCGCCTTGGCTACGATCAGATCGAAGCGTTCCTGACCGAGATGCTGAGCTGCGAGCGCATCGTGTCCAGCTCGTTGCACGGCGTCATCATCGCGCAGGCCTACGGCATCCCGGCGTGCCTTGCCACGGTGACGAATGCGCGCCAGCAGATCCACGGCGATGGCATCAAGTTCCAGGATTACTACGCGTCGGTGGGCGTCGACACGCCGCCCGTCCCGCTCGATCTGGGCCAGCTGGATCATATCGGGGATGACAGCTTCACGCCGTCCATGTTCACCCCGATCGGCAAGCGCATCAACCTGACCTCCCTGATCGAGGCCGCGCCCTTCGCGACGCTGCCCGAGGTCACGGAAAAGGCTGTGATCTTCGACCGCGCCTGA
- a CDS encoding glycosyltransferase family 2 protein → MIGFDHIIMYQNDSTDGTDGILKELNRIGAVKYFYNRAKRGAHQIRAYKRAARQPEYLESDWAMALDIDEFLLVKAGAGKVQDLIAECPDSDCIYVQWKTFGNAGLIELENDLVIHRFRRSEAPKHGPNAFGTFKSLFRQSAFDHPGIHKPAQSGGSDGRRIKNGSGLDTAGFALKKCQCTDPGGMKLAQINHYIVRDVESFLLKNARGSAHQADRDLGRDYWRKRNRNHVVNDGMDVHVEATRREVDNLNRMSGGTLKRLTAEAYERHKDRVRDLMGGPARELYDYCVGDARTQQG, encoded by the coding sequence ATGATCGGTTTCGACCACATCATCATGTATCAGAACGATTCGACGGATGGCACGGACGGCATTCTGAAGGAATTGAACCGTATTGGGGCGGTGAAGTATTTCTACAACCGCGCCAAGCGCGGGGCGCATCAGATCCGGGCGTACAAGCGGGCCGCTCGGCAGCCCGAATACCTCGAATCCGATTGGGCCATGGCGCTCGATATCGACGAATTCTTGCTGGTGAAGGCCGGGGCAGGCAAGGTTCAGGACCTGATCGCGGAATGCCCGGACAGCGACTGTATCTATGTCCAGTGGAAGACGTTCGGAAATGCCGGCCTGATCGAGTTGGAGAACGACCTCGTCATACATAGGTTCAGACGTTCCGAGGCGCCAAAGCATGGCCCAAACGCGTTCGGCACCTTCAAATCCCTGTTCCGGCAAAGCGCCTTCGATCACCCCGGTATCCATAAGCCGGCTCAAAGCGGTGGCTCCGACGGACGACGCATCAAGAACGGATCCGGGCTCGATACTGCCGGTTTCGCTCTCAAGAAGTGCCAATGCACGGATCCCGGTGGCATGAAGCTGGCCCAGATCAATCATTATATCGTCCGAGACGTCGAAAGCTTCCTTCTGAAGAACGCGCGCGGCAGTGCCCATCAGGCGGATCGGGATCTTGGCCGCGACTACTGGCGCAAGCGCAACCGGAACCATGTCGTGAACGATGGGATGGATGTTCATGTGGAGGCGACGCGGCGGGAGGTGGACAACCTCAACCGCATGTCGGGTGGAACGCTGAAGAGGCTGACCGCCGAAGCGTATGAGCGTCACAAGGACAGGGTGCGTGACCTCATGGGCGGCCCGGCGCGCGAACTCTACGATTACTGTGTCGGAGATGCGCGCACGCAGCAGGGCTGA
- a CDS encoding aldo/keto reductase, with amino-acid sequence MMDTFGKTDLATTKIVYGCMGGAGAFGPQEERDSIEALRAAHEVGINFFDTAEVYGNGYSEQLLRAALGGQRKEIVISSKVAGKHLAPADVMTACEGSLKNLGTDYIDLYMLHWPNRDVPLEDSIGALQRLKEQGKIRWYGVSNFGREDLTEALALGDIAVDQLPYHLFFRAIEHEVQPICEAAEVPIMCYSSLMQGLLAGKYRKLDDFPVERARTRMFDHRKWPEATHSEHGAEDAGQELLNALWRMVEETGISMEELAIGWLKSRPAVGGVIVGTRNGAQSRGLGKLLDITLAPEILTALDEASDRLKHELGTDIDMWGKGRTR; translated from the coding sequence ATGATGGACACATTCGGCAAGACCGACCTTGCGACGACGAAGATCGTCTATGGCTGCATGGGCGGCGCGGGCGCCTTCGGCCCGCAGGAAGAGCGCGATTCCATCGAGGCGCTGCGCGCGGCCCATGAGGTCGGCATCAATTTCTTCGACACGGCCGAGGTTTACGGCAACGGCTATTCGGAGCAGCTGTTGCGCGCGGCATTGGGCGGGCAGCGCAAGGAGATCGTGATCTCCTCCAAGGTGGCGGGCAAGCATCTGGCACCGGCCGATGTGATGACGGCCTGCGAGGGCAGCCTGAAGAACCTCGGCACCGATTACATCGACCTCTACATGCTGCACTGGCCCAACCGGGATGTGCCGCTGGAGGACAGCATCGGCGCGCTTCAGCGCCTGAAGGAGCAGGGGAAGATCCGCTGGTACGGCGTCTCGAATTTCGGCCGCGAGGATCTGACCGAAGCGTTGGCGCTTGGCGACATCGCGGTGGATCAGCTGCCTTATCACCTCTTCTTCCGCGCGATCGAGCATGAGGTGCAGCCGATCTGCGAGGCGGCGGAGGTTCCGATCATGTGCTATTCGTCGTTGATGCAGGGGCTTCTGGCCGGCAAATACCGTAAGCTGGACGATTTCCCGGTGGAGCGGGCGCGCACGCGCATGTTCGATCATCGCAAATGGCCGGAGGCGACCCATTCCGAACACGGCGCCGAGGATGCGGGGCAGGAGCTTCTGAACGCGCTGTGGCGGATGGTGGAAGAGACCGGCATCTCGATGGAGGAACTGGCGATCGGCTGGCTGAAATCGCGCCCCGCGGTGGGCGGCGTGATCGTCGGCACGCGCAACGGCGCGCAGAGCCGCGGTCTGGGCAAGCTTCTGGACATCACGCTGGCGCCGGAGATCCTGACCGCCCTTGACGAGGCCTCCGACCGCCTGAAGCACGAACTTGGCACCGATATCGACATGTGGGGCAAAGGCCGGACCCGCTGA
- a CDS encoding polysaccharide lyase family 7 protein, which produces MFTDHRMKLIAIGAALLCGTAPAAVLAAECTNASQLAIASASDDGMYDDIYAPALAIDGKFQPDSRWSSEGAGKQLVLDMGSSQTVSGIGLAWYKGDERKSTYGVEVSADGDSWTPVIADAQSGGTTSAIERTDFDPVEARYVRVTGQGNEAGGWNSLLEVQLFGCGSAEIAATGDGSDVASAAGKGIHGLRTDAPPSENFDLSMWKLTLPADLDNDGKVDEVEENQLQGWSDERFFYTDPATGGMVFRTVPSGTTTSGSHYARSELREMIRAGDTSISTRNDDGTPNKNNWVFSSAPQDAQDMAGGVDGTLKATLSVNRVTRTGESGKVGRVIIGQIHAKDDEPIRLYYRKLPTNKYGSIYYAHEPVGQDDQYVEIIGDRSSNADNPDDGIALDETFSYEIKVDSEERDGVIHPMLHVSITRDDGTVVEAKPYDMTDSGYSNGTDFMYFKAGAYSQNNSITESPDRDFDQVTFYKLEATHGK; this is translated from the coding sequence ATGTTCACCGATCACCGAATGAAGTTGATCGCCATCGGCGCGGCACTGCTGTGCGGAACGGCCCCGGCGGCCGTCCTTGCTGCGGAATGCACGAACGCCTCGCAATTGGCGATCGCAAGCGCGTCCGATGACGGCATGTATGATGACATCTACGCCCCCGCTCTGGCCATCGACGGCAAGTTCCAGCCCGATTCCCGATGGTCCTCGGAGGGGGCCGGCAAGCAGTTGGTGCTGGATATGGGATCGTCCCAGACGGTCAGCGGCATCGGCCTTGCGTGGTACAAGGGCGACGAGCGTAAATCCACCTATGGGGTGGAGGTTTCGGCCGATGGCGACAGCTGGACGCCCGTGATCGCGGATGCGCAGAGCGGCGGCACCACATCGGCCATCGAGCGCACCGATTTCGATCCGGTCGAGGCGCGCTATGTCCGCGTCACGGGGCAGGGCAACGAAGCGGGCGGCTGGAACAGCCTTCTGGAAGTGCAGCTCTTCGGCTGCGGTTCGGCCGAGATCGCGGCGACGGGCGACGGATCGGATGTCGCGAGCGCGGCGGGCAAGGGCATCCACGGCCTGCGCACCGACGCCCCGCCCAGCGAGAACTTCGATCTGAGCATGTGGAAGCTGACGCTTCCGGCCGATCTCGACAACGATGGCAAGGTCGATGAGGTCGAGGAGAACCAGCTTCAGGGTTGGTCGGACGAGCGCTTCTTCTACACCGATCCGGCGACGGGCGGGATGGTCTTCCGCACCGTGCCGAGCGGGACGACGACCTCCGGTTCGCACTATGCCCGGTCCGAACTGCGCGAGATGATCCGCGCGGGCGATACCAGCATCTCCACCCGCAACGATGACGGCACGCCGAACAAGAACAACTGGGTCTTCTCCTCCGCGCCGCAGGATGCGCAGGACATGGCGGGCGGCGTCGACGGCACCCTGAAGGCGACGCTGTCGGTGAACCGCGTCACGCGCACGGGCGAGTCCGGCAAGGTGGGCCGCGTCATCATCGGCCAGATCCACGCCAAGGACGACGAGCCGATCCGCCTCTATTACCGCAAGCTGCCGACGAACAAATACGGCTCCATCTACTATGCCCACGAACCCGTGGGTCAGGACGATCAGTATGTGGAGATCATCGGCGATCGCAGCAGCAATGCCGACAACCCCGATGACGGGATCGCGCTGGACGAGACCTTCTCCTACGAGATCAAGGTCGATTCCGAAGAGCGGGACGGCGTGATCCACCCGATGCTGCACGTCTCCATTACGCGCGACGACGGCACCGTGGTCGAGGCCAAGCCCTATGACATGACCGACAGCGGTTATTCGAACGGCACGGACTTCATGTACTTCAAGGCCGGTGCCTATTCGCAGAACAACTCCATCACGGAATCGCCCGATCGCGATTTCGATCAGGTGACGTTCTATAAGCTGGAGGCCACGCACGGGAAATGA
- a CDS encoding cupin domain-containing protein: MKHYLAFAAVMAAGPVCAQDAPSVAEQQMAEHGHFITAQQPYQQATQIPYVTSPFAPSKTMPEACANATVEAYISKWESGEIDFDSIAPDDSIPESRRGCLTFDADGNITEAAQCSLENAPVGYLWKELSDWPVTIGITNGKPSDHNPHFHGQPECYYAVSGRARTLAQGQYQWMETGDYFYIPGNTLHNTPIEDPTGFGVLYWYPDNGHFDGFKYYWRKDVEYLRPAEEAFDEVDIMRKAAMGLGSYGTNEEYFEQKVEEYDEAHKAE, encoded by the coding sequence ATGAAACACTATCTGGCTTTTGCCGCCGTGATGGCGGCCGGCCCCGTATGCGCCCAAGACGCACCGAGCGTCGCCGAGCAGCAGATGGCCGAACACGGGCATTTCATCACCGCCCAGCAACCCTATCAGCAGGCGACGCAGATCCCCTACGTCACCAGCCCGTTCGCGCCGTCCAAGACGATGCCCGAGGCCTGCGCGAATGCGACGGTGGAGGCCTATATCTCCAAATGGGAAAGCGGCGAGATCGATTTCGACAGCATCGCCCCGGATGACAGCATCCCCGAATCGCGTCGCGGCTGCCTGACCTTCGACGCGGACGGCAATATCACCGAAGCGGCGCAATGCAGCCTCGAGAATGCGCCCGTCGGCTATCTGTGGAAGGAACTGAGCGATTGGCCGGTGACGATCGGCATCACCAACGGCAAGCCTTCGGATCACAACCCCCACTTCCACGGGCAGCCCGAATGCTATTACGCGGTGTCGGGCCGGGCGCGGACGCTGGCGCAGGGGCAGTATCAGTGGATGGAGACGGGGGACTATTTCTACATCCCCGGCAACACGCTGCACAACACCCCGATCGAGGATCCGACCGGCTTCGGCGTTCTCTACTGGTATCCCGACAACGGCCATTTCGACGGCTTCAAATATTACTGGCGCAAGGATGTCGAATACCTGCGTCCGGCCGAAGAAGCCTTCGACGAGGTGGACATCATGCGCAAGGCCGCGATGGGGCTGGGCAGCTACGGCACCAACGAGGAGTATTTCGAGCAGAAGGTCGAGGAATACGACGAGGCCCACAAGGCGGAGTGA
- a CDS encoding FAD/NAD(P)-binding protein: MPDDPPCPSAPRHVLIIGGGASGVIMAAHVLMRPGTRVTLIERGARTGCGIAYATTDPNHLLNTRAQGMSAFADRPDDFLDWLHREGRAVCPDAFADRASYGRYLGQVLAPWDGTARLTILQAEVTALEPCPHGIIAHLPGHPALRADRAILATGHAVPEAGPDLDGAWSFGADMEAAGDVVIVGSGLSMVDQVLSLLAAGHRGTIIAVSRRGRLPLPHAAAGARPPPAHPPIGAEVSALLQWARAFARRIEAEGGRWQDAVDAIRPQAQRIWQGMSEAQRRRFLRHAATWWGVHRHRIPPASASLLQGALDRGQLVIQRAAFEGTEREGADRIARIRHAGGQSRRIRAARIIDCRGILRDPETHGSALIRDLLRRGTARMDPLRIGLSVDAASRLIGADGQAAERILALGPVARAAFWEITAVPDIRDQAARLAAVLEAQDQGTAPSFGPA; encoded by the coding sequence ATGCCCGACGATCCCCCCTGTCCCAGCGCACCGCGCCATGTGTTGATCATCGGCGGCGGTGCCAGCGGGGTTATCATGGCGGCCCATGTCCTGATGCGGCCCGGCACCCGCGTCACGCTGATCGAACGGGGGGCGCGCACCGGCTGCGGCATCGCCTATGCCACCACCGACCCGAACCACCTTCTGAACACCCGCGCCCAAGGGATGAGCGCCTTTGCCGACCGTCCCGACGATTTTCTGGACTGGTTGCACCGCGAGGGGCGGGCCGTTTGCCCCGACGCCTTTGCCGACCGCGCGAGCTATGGCCGCTATCTGGGCCAAGTGCTGGCCCCGTGGGACGGCACGGCGCGGCTGACGATCCTGCAGGCCGAGGTGACGGCGCTGGAGCCATGCCCCCACGGCATCATCGCGCATCTGCCGGGGCATCCGGCGCTGCGGGCCGATCGGGCGATCCTCGCCACCGGCCATGCCGTGCCGGAGGCGGGGCCGGATCTGGACGGCGCGTGGTCGTTCGGCGCGGATATGGAGGCGGCGGGCGATGTGGTGATCGTCGGCTCCGGCCTCAGCATGGTGGATCAGGTGCTGTCGCTGCTGGCGGCGGGGCATCGCGGCACGATCATCGCGGTGTCGCGGCGCGGGCGCCTGCCGCTGCCCCATGCGGCGGCCGGGGCGCGCCCGCCCCCCGCCCATCCCCCGATCGGCGCCGAGGTCAGCGCCCTGCTGCAGTGGGCCCGTGCCTTCGCCCGCCGCATCGAGGCCGAAGGCGGCCGCTGGCAGGATGCGGTGGATGCGATCCGCCCGCAGGCCCAGCGCATCTGGCAGGGCATGTCCGAGGCGCAGCGCCGCCGTTTCCTGCGCCATGCCGCCACGTGGTGGGGCGTGCACCGCCACCGCATCCCCCCCGCCTCGGCCAGCTTGCTGCAGGGCGCGCTGGATCGCGGCCAGCTCGTGATCCAGCGCGCCGCGTTCGAGGGGACGGAGCGCGAGGGCGCCGACCGGATCGCCCGCATCCGCCATGCCGGCGGACAGTCGCGCCGCATCCGCGCGGCCCGCATCATCGATTGCCGCGGCATCCTGCGCGATCCCGAAACCCATGGCTCCGCCTTGATCCGCGATCTGCTGCGGCGCGGCACCGCCCGGATGGACCCGCTGCGCATCGGCCTGTCGGTCGACGCGGCCAGCCGCCTGATCGGCGCGGATGGACAGGCGGCGGAGCGCATCCTCGCCCTCGGCCCCGTCGCCCGCGCCGCCTTCTGGGAGATCACGGCCGTGCCCGACATCCGCGATCAGGCCGCGCGGCTGGCCGCGGTGCTGGAGGCCCAGGATCAGGGCACCGCCCCCTCCTTCGGACCGGCATAA
- a CDS encoding 2-hydroxyacid dehydrogenase: MTCDIIFRVEGPIFQAALSAHFTTHDGWNGLEGLSDEVRAKARVVVTNGTVGLTEAEMAMLPALSLVCAVGTGYEGVDVAAARARGIAVTHAAGINAQAVAEHALGMILASVRRICRFDASVRAGTWRGDVGTTRLVSGQRLGVFGMGGIGQRTAPMAEALGMRVAYCSRSPKDLPWDFHPDILSLAQHSDVLLLAAPGGPATHHAVTDAVLDALGPEGYVVNVGRGSLIHTPVLIAALEAGRIAGAALDVFEEEPNVPDALRAHPAVVLSPHVAGLASDVQHQSAALILRNIEAHLGGAPLHSPVPELAQP, translated from the coding sequence ATGACCTGCGACATCATCTTTCGTGTGGAAGGCCCCATCTTTCAGGCCGCCCTCTCGGCGCATTTCACGACCCATGACGGGTGGAACGGGCTGGAGGGTCTGTCCGACGAGGTTCGCGCGAAGGCCCGCGTCGTCGTCACCAACGGCACGGTCGGCCTGACCGAGGCGGAGATGGCGATGCTTCCGGCGCTCTCGCTCGTCTGCGCGGTCGGCACGGGGTATGAGGGGGTGGATGTCGCGGCGGCGCGGGCACGCGGCATCGCCGTCACCCATGCCGCAGGGATCAATGCGCAGGCCGTGGCCGAACATGCGCTGGGCATGATCCTTGCCTCCGTCCGCCGGATCTGCCGGTTCGATGCCTCGGTCCGGGCGGGAACGTGGCGCGGGGATGTGGGCACGACGCGCCTCGTATCGGGCCAAAGGCTCGGCGTCTTCGGGATGGGCGGCATCGGCCAGCGCACCGCCCCCATGGCCGAGGCGCTGGGCATGCGCGTCGCCTATTGCAGCCGCAGCCCCAAGGACCTGCCATGGGATTTCCATCCCGACATCCTGTCCTTGGCGCAGCACTCGGACGTGCTGCTGCTGGCCGCGCCGGGCGGACCCGCCACGCATCACGCCGTGACGGACGCGGTTCTCGATGCGCTCGGCCCCGAGGGGTATGTGGTGAATGTCGGGCGCGGGTCGCTGATCCACACGCCGGTCCTGATCGCGGCGCTGGAGGCCGGGCGGATCGCCGGGGCCGCCCTCGACGTCTTCGAGGAGGAGCCGAACGTCCCGGACGCTCTGCGCGCCCATCCCGCCGTGGTGCTGAGCCCGCATGTCGCGGGCCTCGCCTCCGACGTTCAGCACCAAAGCGCGGCGCTGATCCTCCGCAACATCGAGGCGCATCTTGGGGGCGCCCCGCTGCACAGCCCGGTGCCGGAACTGGCGCAGCCCTGA
- a CDS encoding YHYH protein gives MPRALFPRLILIASVAVPGPTVFAHELPVGDGKVTDHPEAGNVYACNQNFRGNGARHVGDWFHGDTWDPLAKPHVRGEVSWPDASFSATYGADGLDVASNGLPVGVPTGEFPIAKDDPVYAYDTNPNAIREQPLQFTIPSAPVIADTPSCLSMGMIGFTVTGVAFYNALDDAGRDAAAHEVQDVCDGHPQGQGQYHYHSSSPCLPGAQSNTVVGWALDGFPILGMVDADGRTLSNDDLDACHGREEDVVIQGHRYSYAYRLTPEYPYTLGCFTGQLQAETVQMIRKAMGPPGNPNRRPRNAEGPRPD, from the coding sequence ATGCCCCGAGCCCTTTTTCCGCGCCTGATCCTGATCGCCAGCGTCGCCGTTCCCGGCCCGACCGTCTTTGCCCACGAACTTCCGGTCGGCGACGGTAAGGTGACGGACCACCCCGAAGCGGGAAACGTCTATGCCTGCAATCAGAACTTCCGCGGCAACGGGGCGCGCCATGTGGGCGACTGGTTCCACGGCGACACATGGGACCCGCTGGCCAAGCCCCATGTCCGGGGCGAGGTCAGTTGGCCCGACGCCTCCTTCTCGGCGACCTATGGCGCGGACGGGCTCGATGTCGCCTCCAACGGTCTTCCGGTCGGGGTGCCCACGGGCGAGTTTCCCATCGCCAAGGATGACCCCGTCTATGCCTATGACACGAATCCCAACGCGATCCGCGAACAGCCGCTGCAGTTCACCATTCCCAGCGCCCCCGTCATCGCCGATACGCCAAGCTGCCTGTCGATGGGGATGATCGGCTTCACGGTCACGGGGGTCGCCTTCTACAACGCGCTGGACGATGCGGGGCGCGATGCCGCCGCCCATGAGGTGCAGGATGTCTGCGATGGCCACCCGCAGGGTCAGGGGCAGTACCATTACCACAGCAGCTCCCCCTGCCTGCCGGGCGCGCAGAGCAACACCGTCGTCGGCTGGGCGCTGGACGGTTTCCCCATCCTCGGGATGGTGGATGCCGATGGCCGCACGCTGAGCAACGACGACCTCGACGCCTGCCATGGCCGCGAGGAGGACGTGGTCATCCAAGGCCATCGTTACAGCTATGCCTATCGGCTGACGCCCGAATATCCCTACACGCTCGGCTGCTTCACCGGGCAGCTTCAGGCCGAGACGGTGCAGATGATCCGCAAGGCCATGGGCCCGCCCGGCAATCCGAACCGCCGCCCCCGGAATGCCGAAGGGCCGCGGCCGGACTGA
- a CDS encoding inositol monophosphatase family protein, which yields MSFALPDLLTVERLARDVAARIILPRFGALAQSEIRAKTAPDDLVTIADTEAEAALTRDLRAAFSGAAVTGEETAVDGFDYAADPLLFVIDPVDGTWPFAHGLPIFGTMVAVLRHGEAIGGVIHYPVTQDSLLVLRGGGVHRLDAGGQMSRLAPLSQTARLETALLPLSQHDAAGRVRLAAAFGAVSRIVTIQCSALEYRMLAEGQADICLSTGLKPWDHHAGQLMLAELGGFAATEDGRQWPDVRPEDHLLSAANRASWERAMACLRGRAD from the coding sequence ATGAGCTTTGCGCTGCCCGACCTTCTGACGGTGGAGCGGCTGGCCCGCGATGTCGCCGCCCGCATCATCCTGCCGCGCTTCGGCGCGTTGGCGCAGTCGGAGATCCGCGCCAAGACCGCGCCGGACGATCTGGTGACCATCGCCGACACCGAGGCCGAGGCCGCGCTGACCCGCGATCTGCGCGCCGCCTTTTCCGGCGCCGCCGTGACCGGCGAGGAGACGGCGGTGGACGGCTTCGACTATGCCGCCGATCCGCTGCTCTTCGTGATCGACCCGGTGGATGGCACATGGCCCTTCGCCCATGGGCTGCCGATCTTCGGCACGATGGTCGCCGTTCTGCGGCACGGAGAGGCGATCGGCGGCGTCATCCATTATCCCGTCACGCAGGACAGCCTGCTGGTTCTGCGCGGCGGCGGGGTGCACCGTCTGGATGCCGGGGGGCAGATGTCCCGCCTTGCGCCGCTGTCGCAGACGGCGCGGCTGGAGACCGCACTTCTGCCGCTGTCGCAGCACGATGCGGCCGGGCGGGTGCGGCTGGCCGCGGCGTTCGGGGCGGTGTCGCGGATCGTGACGATACAATGCTCGGCGCTGGAATACCGGATGCTGGCCGAGGGGCAGGCCGATATCTGCCTCTCCACCGGGCTGAAGCCGTGGGATCATCATGCGGGGCAGTTGATGCTGGCCGAGCTCGGCGGGTTCGCCGCGACGGAGGATGGACGCCAATGGCCCGATGTGCGCCCCGAGGATCATCTTTTGTCCGCCGCAAACCGCGCCAGTTGGGAACGGGCGATGGCCTGCCTTCGGGGCCGGGCGGACTGA